GATTGTAACATGTGAGTTCTGTGAGTTTCCATTGCCTGCGGTTGATGTCGCTGAGCATCAGGTATTCACTTTTTAACTCGCCCTTCTCTCTCTCCAAATGAAATGATTAtctgactctctctctctctctcgggtTCTTATAAAAACCAGGAAGTATGTGGCAACCGTGTTTCTAACACAAGagcaggaggaggaggtggaaaCTGGAGGAGGCGAAGAGATGGGAACGGTGTTTCTTACAAAAGGCTTTTCTTCACTGTGGCGGTAACGGGAATAGCCGTCTTAATGGGGTCGCTGTTCTTCCAGAGGAAGCCTTTGAGGGGGAGAGATAAGTAGAGACATAGCTCTGAGTGTAGTAGTTCTGTAAATTTGCGCAAAAATCCTTCAGACAGATTCTGAGACATTGCCTTGAGGGTTTTATACATTGTAATGCTTACTGAGGCAGATTCTGTAACAAGTGGACAAACAAAAGACAGACAGCATTGCTCTATGTGATTACATGTTTAGAACCGTACTCAGCTAGAAtgtaaaggaaaaaagaaagttGTCGAGTAAATAGTAATTTAGAGCTCGGTTTTTTGGCTTGACCCCAACAGCCAACTCCACAGAGATTGATGATTCTGTTCAGGGTCATCTAGATTAGCATTGCAGAGGTTGTCAAAAGCATGCTTGAGATGAGGGGTCACCACTTTGGCCtgtcagaaagaaaaaaaaagagagtcatGCATGCGTTGTGTGGTCTTAACTGAGGAAAACATTCAGAGGGAATGTTGCAGAATACCTTGAAATCTTCAAGAGGACAGAAGTCTTTTCCATCACAACCCTGTAGATGTTAGTACAAGAAGAGAGTTTAGGGAGTCAATTCATTAATCAGATGAAttaaggtttaaggtttattaAATCAGATGAAACTTAACTGGAAGTGCGATAGGATGCTCGTTGTGCAGAACCTGAACAAAGTACTTGGGAGAGGAAGCTGCAGGACAACTGTAGAGGACAAGCATGTTGTTCCCACCAAAAGGAGCCATGGTGCTGCCTCTAAAGTCCCTGGTCTTAGGAGGCTGTGGAGGGAGTTCCAATGGTTTCTCCTTCTGTATCTTCTCATACTCTGAAAACATTTTGAACCTCCTTTAGGAACAAGCAAACGCAGTGAATCTGAGAGAAGTGAGTATTGATGGAACTAACCAGATCCATCTAGGAAGAGGCCAAGAAGACAAGAGAAGGGAACTATAGTTTCCGCATGTGCAAACCTCAGTCTTGCTTTTTCGTAGCTTCCAGGTGGGAGCTTGTCTGCATGGTAATTAAAAAAGGACAAATAATAAGCAAATAGTTCAACTTTTATTCATGATTTGAGGTTGACATTACCTTCTCGAGCCTTGATAGCTTCTTCCATCGAATGCAAAACATCTTCTAGCAACGGAACTCCCATTCTGTAGTTCAAGGAGTTTCCATAACCTTTGAGAATAAACACTTCCAAGTCATCTGCCCATTCCAGCAAAGTAACCTACAGTTGATCATGTGTTACACATAACTAACAATGGAGTGTTAAAGAGTTTTCAACTTGTACCTCAGACGGAGTGAAA
The window above is part of the Brassica napus cultivar Da-Ae chromosome C8, Da-Ae, whole genome shotgun sequence genome. Proteins encoded here:
- the LOC106416385 gene encoding TRAF-type zinc finger domain-containing protein 1-like, which encodes MATESGEITIVCNHCDRDIPAPNIDLHRVHCARLEKCNICGDMVPKKHAEEHFLTAHAPCIFSMADQRIVTCEFCEFPLPAVDVAEHQEVCGNRVSNTRAGGGGGNWRRRRDGNGVSYKRLFFTVAVTGIAVLMGSLFFQRKPLRGRDK